In a genomic window of Pleurocapsa sp. PCC 7319:
- a CDS encoding IS4 family transposase — protein MDRSSPIRPETLRKSEPESISTKVIHVFDPRRKISAEVFEQVSQTANSGLVVRAAHNRALSESNSYLWSWLPSQSIKMEVAVELAKTPNRKERTATLAIRYAPIKLRSPARMKEPEYFEVYGVYAVEIDPPEGCEPVEWMILTSEPVTNGEQAQTILRWYTYRWRIEEYHKILKSGCKAESYRLSGDSMQVLLGFLTNIAAQLLKMTYVHRTKPDAPASSILNQVQIEVLAAKFGKSVTAVDLTVAWAIQAVARLGGYLSHRRKSNIGITVLWRGFLELQSLCEGWQLRSPG, from the coding sequence AATGGATAGAAGCTCTCCAATCCGTCCAGAAACTCTTAGAAAATCCGAACCAGAGAGTATTAGCACCAAAGTAATTCATGTATTTGACCCGAGAAGGAAGATATCGGCGGAAGTCTTTGAACAAGTCAGTCAAACCGCAAATTCAGGGTTAGTGGTAAGAGCAGCACATAATAGGGCATTATCAGAGTCAAACAGTTATTTATGGTCATGGCTCCCATCTCAATCTATCAAGATGGAAGTAGCAGTAGAATTAGCCAAAACCCCAAATCGAAAAGAGCGAACCGCTACTCTGGCAATTAGATATGCACCCATCAAACTTCGCAGTCCTGCCAGAATGAAAGAACCAGAATATTTTGAAGTTTATGGGGTTTATGCCGTAGAAATTGACCCCCCAGAAGGCTGTGAACCCGTAGAATGGATGATCTTGACCTCCGAACCCGTTACCAATGGGGAACAAGCACAAACCATTTTACGATGGTATACTTACCGTTGGCGAATTGAAGAATATCATAAAATTCTCAAGTCAGGGTGTAAAGCGGAAAGCTATCGTCTATCTGGAGATAGTATGCAAGTTTTACTGGGATTTTTAACGAATATCGCTGCACAATTGTTAAAAATGACCTATGTTCATCGAACCAAACCAGATGCACCTGCATCTTCAATTTTAAATCAGGTACAAATTGAGGTTTTAGCTGCCAAATTTGGAAAATCAGTCACCGCAGTAGATTTAACGGTAGCTTGGGCGATACAAGCTGTAGCTCGTTTGGGCGGTTACTTGAGTCATCGCCGAAAGAGTAATATTGGCATCACGGTGTTATGGCGTGGCTTTTTAGAGCTGCAATCTTTATGTGAAGGATGGCAATTACGCTCCCCTGGTTGA